In a single window of the Candidatus Saccharimonadales bacterium genome:
- the rpmI gene encoding 50S ribosomal protein L35, giving the protein MPKLKTHSGTKKRIALSKNGKVLRRRAGSNHFLQKKSNSRKRNFAGVEELQGKQVKNIRRKLGV; this is encoded by the coding sequence ATGCCAAAGCTAAAAACTCATAGCGGTACTAAGAAGCGAATAGCGCTCAGTAAAAACGGTAAAGTTTTACGCCGGAGAGCTGGTTCTAATCACTTTCTTCAGAAGAAAAGCAATTCGCGCAAGCGAAATTTTGCTGGAGTTGAAGAGCTTCAGGGCAAACAGGTTAAAAATATCCGCCGCAAACTAGGAGTTTAA
- the thrS gene encoding threonine--tRNA ligase: MNEENRLDEDDHRRLGQELDLFVMSPLVGSGLPLFTPRGVILRDELAGYSNELREARGFRKVWTPHITKNDLYKASGHWDKFGNELFLVKSQETSDQMVLKPMNCPHHIQIYASRPRSYRELPIKFIETTTDYRDEKTGELQGLSRVRSLTQDDSHAFCREDQIEEIVEDLIDATKELYKTIGMGLKVRLSFKDDGPGYLGSDDLWQHAQAIMEEQAKKSGLEYFVGEGEAAFYGPKIDFMAQDVLGRSWQVATVQLDFVMPGRFKLEYVDEEGVGKTPVMVHCALLGSIERFLSVYIEHTAGRFPVWLAPEQLRIATLNQDDKIVAHANELCKQAIKAGLRAEVDDSNDTVGKKIRDAETAKVPFTVVIGNKEIENSHLTARSRSDLKELPSMQADELFAKISDLAKNRE, from the coding sequence ATGAATGAGGAAAATAGGTTAGACGAAGACGACCACCGTCGTCTTGGCCAAGAGCTAGATCTTTTTGTAATGTCGCCACTGGTGGGCTCGGGTTTACCTTTATTTACGCCAAGAGGTGTCATATTAAGAGATGAGCTTGCCGGGTACTCTAACGAGCTGCGAGAGGCGAGGGGCTTTCGCAAGGTGTGGACACCACACATTACAAAAAATGATCTATATAAAGCCAGCGGCCATTGGGATAAATTTGGGAATGAACTCTTTCTGGTAAAAAGTCAGGAAACTTCGGATCAAATGGTCCTTAAACCTATGAACTGCCCTCATCATATCCAGATTTATGCCTCTCGTCCTCGAAGCTATCGTGAACTACCAATTAAGTTTATAGAGACTACAACTGACTACCGAGACGAAAAGACCGGCGAGCTACAAGGTCTTAGCCGTGTGAGGTCCCTAACTCAAGACGATAGTCACGCCTTTTGTCGAGAAGATCAAATAGAAGAGATAGTGGAAGATCTTATTGACGCGACCAAAGAGCTCTATAAGACCATAGGTATGGGTCTTAAGGTGAGATTGTCTTTCAAAGACGACGGACCCGGTTACCTTGGTTCTGATGATCTATGGCAGCACGCCCAGGCTATTATGGAAGAACAAGCTAAAAAGTCTGGCCTGGAATACTTCGTGGGTGAGGGAGAAGCGGCCTTTTATGGCCCAAAGATAGATTTTATGGCCCAAGATGTTCTTGGGCGTTCATGGCAGGTTGCTACCGTTCAGCTGGATTTCGTGATGCCTGGAAGATTCAAACTCGAATATGTTGACGAAGAAGGGGTGGGCAAGACACCTGTGATGGTTCACTGCGCGCTTCTAGGCTCGATCGAAAGATTCCTGTCTGTCTATATTGAGCATACGGCAGGGCGTTTTCCAGTATGGCTTGCTCCGGAACAGCTGAGAATTGCGACTCTGAATCAGGACGATAAGATAGTCGCTCACGCGAACGAACTTTGCAAGCAGGCTATAAAAGCGGGCTTACGAGCAGAAGTTGATGATAGCAACGATACTGTCGGCAAAAAAATCCGCGATGCCGAAACAGCAAAAGTGCCGTTTACTGTAGTAATTGGTAATAAAGAAATAGAAAACAGCCACTTAACCGCCAGGTCTCGTTCGGACCTCAAAGAGCTTCCATCTATGCAGGCCGATGAACTGTTCGCCAAAATCTCTGACCTAGCTAAAAATAGGGAGTAG
- the rpmB gene encoding 50S ribosomal protein L28 has product MQKCEITGKGKQYGNNVSFSQRHTKKVWKPNLQTKTLVVDGKKVKMKVSTQAIRSLKKKGLL; this is encoded by the coding sequence ATGCAAAAATGCGAAATCACCGGTAAAGGCAAGCAGTATGGCAACAATGTCAGCTTTTCTCAGCGCCACACCAAGAAAGTGTGGAAGCCTAACCTGCAGACTAAGACCCTGGTAGTTGACGGTAAAAAAGTTAAGATGAAAGTCAGCACCCAAGCTATACGTAGCCTTAAGAAGAAGGGTCTGCTGTAA
- a CDS encoding transcriptional regulator: MFEQLFGSKTRVKLLQLFFTNPNRSFYVREITRKVDEQINSVRRELSNLLSIGIIKSDANNNRLYYEVDQSYEFYSPLSMIFGGVPIEAAKPAKKSKEKNKTEAEPREEAPKKAASATDHPLAKDLRSLGRVELVVFTGQFTRDEASGIDVLLVGDINQTKVVKFMSELEKTENKELRYVVMTPSNYQYRVQINDRFINNLLGSKKQVIIDTQNLVNN; this comes from the coding sequence ATGTTCGAGCAACTATTTGGATCAAAAACTAGGGTTAAGCTTCTTCAGCTTTTTTTTACCAATCCCAACCGTTCATTTTATGTGCGCGAAATTACCCGTAAAGTTGATGAACAGATCAACTCTGTTAGGCGTGAGCTTTCTAACCTACTAAGCATTGGCATTATTAAGTCAGATGCCAATAATAACCGGCTTTATTATGAAGTAGATCAGAGCTACGAATTTTATTCACCTCTGTCTATGATTTTCGGTGGCGTACCTATTGAGGCTGCCAAACCGGCGAAGAAATCAAAAGAAAAAAATAAAACCGAGGCTGAACCTAGGGAAGAAGCACCAAAGAAAGCCGCTTCAGCGACCGATCATCCTTTAGCCAAGGATCTCAGAAGTCTTGGACGGGTTGAGCTTGTTGTATTTACGGGCCAGTTTACCAGGGATGAAGCAAGTGGCATCGATGTGCTGTTGGTCGGAGATATCAACCAGACAAAAGTCGTCAAGTTTATGAGCGAGCTGGAAAAGACAGAGAATAAGGAACTTAGGTATGTAGTAATGACGCCCAGCAACTACCAATACCGTGTACAAATCAACGATCGATTTATCAATAATCTGTTAGGTTCTAAGAAACAAGTTATAATTGATACTCAGAATCTAGTAAACAACTAA
- a CDS encoding YifB family Mg chelatase-like AAA ATPase, which translates to MDAGVKSIVDYSGTSAALINAECHITNGLPAVVIIGHASKSVDEAKERLRASFANSSLQLPRKRITINLSPADLPKDSTSLDLAMAVAILAESGQIKIQGREQTIFLGELSLNGSLNPVRGLIGRLLEAKKQGFNNFFIPTPNLEQALLVPGLTLKVVDSLRDVFLDLSGSLPAKTVQTKAGQLPRSSATTDSIDFSEITGQPIAKRALEIAAAGHHNILLHGPPGTGKTMLARAMRSILPRLSYEEVLEVTQLYSLGAGDFNHIVVDRPFRSPHHTASTTALVGGGSNPKPGEATLAHRGILFLDELPEFNHGALEALRQPLEDGTVSIARVKDSVTYPAEFILVATQNPCPCGFFGTSKPCVCSASAIAKYQKKVSGPILDRVDLHLPVHDIDHKNLLVNTNREPESKIIRGRVELAYQKQNKRFGKMKFNSLMSNKEVRELARLSPSAKDFLDNAAPKLGISARAYVRTVKVARTIADLSNEESIAATHISEALQYRYQPSLT; encoded by the coding sequence ATGGACGCTGGTGTTAAGAGCATTGTAGATTATTCAGGCACCAGTGCCGCGCTGATAAACGCGGAGTGTCATATAACCAACGGCTTGCCTGCAGTAGTTATAATTGGTCACGCCTCAAAAAGCGTTGATGAGGCTAAAGAGCGTCTTAGAGCGAGCTTTGCTAACAGCTCGCTTCAGCTGCCACGAAAACGAATCACTATTAATCTTTCGCCTGCTGACCTGCCTAAAGACTCCACTAGTCTAGATTTGGCAATGGCTGTAGCGATTCTTGCGGAGTCAGGACAAATAAAGATTCAGGGGCGAGAGCAGACAATATTTTTAGGTGAACTTAGCTTAAATGGCTCTCTTAACCCCGTGAGGGGCTTAATTGGTCGCCTTCTTGAAGCTAAAAAGCAAGGTTTTAACAATTTCTTCATTCCGACCCCCAATCTAGAACAGGCGTTGCTCGTTCCTGGGCTAACTCTAAAGGTGGTAGATAGCTTAAGAGACGTTTTCCTTGATCTTAGCGGCTCCCTCCCAGCCAAGACAGTTCAAACAAAGGCAGGACAGCTTCCCCGCTCGAGCGCCACTACCGATAGCATCGACTTTTCAGAAATAACAGGCCAACCCATAGCCAAGCGGGCTCTGGAAATAGCTGCAGCCGGCCACCATAACATTCTTTTACACGGGCCGCCTGGGACAGGTAAGACTATGCTCGCTAGAGCTATGCGCAGTATCCTGCCTAGGCTCAGTTACGAAGAAGTGTTAGAAGTTACGCAACTTTATAGCTTGGGCGCTGGTGATTTTAATCATATTGTCGTTGACCGACCATTCAGATCTCCTCATCACACAGCTAGCACCACTGCCTTAGTCGGCGGTGGTAGCAACCCCAAGCCAGGAGAAGCGACGCTAGCCCACAGGGGTATTCTTTTTCTAGACGAATTGCCAGAGTTCAACCACGGAGCTCTGGAAGCTCTCCGCCAACCCCTAGAAGACGGAACTGTTTCTATTGCCCGAGTTAAAGACAGTGTTACCTATCCAGCGGAGTTCATATTGGTTGCTACTCAAAATCCTTGTCCATGTGGTTTTTTCGGCACTAGTAAACCGTGTGTTTGCAGTGCTAGCGCAATTGCTAAATACCAAAAGAAGGTTTCTGGACCTATCTTGGATCGAGTCGATCTGCATCTGCCAGTTCACGACATCGACCACAAAAACCTGCTAGTCAACACAAACCGAGAGCCTGAATCCAAAATTATAAGAGGTAGAGTAGAACTAGCATATCAGAAACAGAACAAGAGATTCGGCAAAATGAAATTCAACTCTCTTATGTCTAATAAAGAAGTTCGCGAACTAGCTCGACTTTCACCTAGTGCTAAAGACTTTCTAGATAACGCGGCACCAAAACTTGGGATCTCGGCTAGAGCCTACGTGCGTACAGTTAAAGTAGCCCGAACAATAGCCGACCTCAGTAACGAGGAGTCAATAGCTGCAACCCATATCAGCGAGGCTCTGCAGTATCGTTATCAGCCGTCACTAACTTGA
- a CDS encoding tRNA (adenosine(37)-N6)-dimethylallyltransferase MiaA, with translation MATSKPKPKLLVIVGPTASGKSDLAFKVAKEFNGEIIAADSRTIYKDLDVGTAKPTMKERAAVAHWGLDLVEPGGSFTVADFKKYAQAKIQEIQTRGRLPILVGGTGLYIDSVLFDFDFRSKGSKEQRDDLEKLGIDQLHDIINKNNYPWPENLQNKRHLIRIIETAGALSTKAAIRPDALVIGLLPSDKALQSRIDKRADKIFSNGVMKEYKSLVRKWPGVPAQNVGIVYKLCSQILAGGLTEEEAKQKFKKLDWQYARRQRTWFRRNDHIHWFENGLAAKTFLKNRLNT, from the coding sequence ATGGCAACCAGTAAACCCAAACCAAAACTCCTTGTTATAGTCGGGCCGACGGCTAGCGGTAAGTCCGATCTTGCTTTTAAAGTAGCCAAGGAGTTTAACGGCGAGATCATTGCTGCTGATTCACGGACTATTTATAAAGATCTAGATGTTGGTACGGCTAAGCCGACTATGAAAGAGCGGGCGGCAGTGGCGCACTGGGGACTGGATCTGGTGGAGCCGGGTGGTAGTTTTACGGTCGCAGATTTCAAGAAGTATGCACAGGCTAAAATTCAAGAGATACAAACAAGGGGCCGTCTACCCATATTGGTTGGTGGAACTGGACTTTACATAGATAGCGTATTATTTGATTTTGACTTCCGATCAAAGGGTAGTAAAGAACAAAGAGATGATTTAGAAAAACTTGGCATAGATCAACTGCATGACATTATTAATAAAAATAATTATCCTTGGCCAGAGAATCTTCAAAATAAGCGTCATCTTATTAGGATTATAGAGACCGCCGGAGCGCTTTCAACAAAAGCGGCTATTCGCCCCGACGCACTAGTAATTGGACTGCTACCATCAGACAAAGCTCTGCAGAGTAGAATAGACAAGCGTGCAGATAAAATATTCTCGAATGGGGTGATGAAGGAGTACAAATCTTTAGTTCGAAAGTGGCCCGGAGTTCCAGCTCAAAATGTCGGTATTGTGTATAAACTTTGTTCGCAGATTCTAGCCGGAGGGCTAACAGAAGAAGAAGCGAAGCAAAAGTTTAAAAAACTAGACTGGCAATATGCTAGACGTCAACGCACATGGTTCAGAAGAAATGACCATATTCATTGGTTTGAGAACGGCTTGGCGGCCAAAACCTTTCTAAAGAATCGTCTGAACACATAA
- the infC gene encoding translation initiation factor IF-3, translated as MNQAIRSAQLRVIGEDGRQLGVLNRNEALLAADQAGLDLVEVSPEADPPVARIIDWGKYNYQRTKQLQKSRKNARAVEMKQMRVGLKIGDNDLAVKLRKVSGFLEAGHKVKIAVIYRGRELAHKDLGFKLADRIVSELGEDISVDQEPQFAGRQLSFVVRSKNAKAKNS; from the coding sequence ATAAATCAGGCTATAAGGTCAGCCCAGCTTAGAGTGATTGGCGAAGATGGACGTCAGCTAGGAGTTTTAAACCGTAACGAAGCCCTGTTAGCTGCCGACCAAGCCGGATTAGATCTAGTCGAAGTATCTCCTGAAGCTGATCCCCCTGTTGCCCGAATTATTGACTGGGGTAAATATAATTATCAACGCACCAAGCAGCTTCAAAAGAGTCGTAAAAATGCTCGTGCTGTGGAGATGAAGCAAATGCGAGTGGGCCTAAAAATTGGCGACAACGACCTAGCGGTTAAGCTTCGCAAGGTCAGCGGCTTTTTAGAGGCTGGACATAAGGTGAAAATTGCTGTAATCTATCGGGGACGAGAACTAGCCCATAAGGATTTGGGCTTTAAGCTAGCTGACAGAATTGTAAGTGAACTTGGCGAGGATATCAGCGTCGACCAAGAGCCTCAGTTTGCTGGCCGGCAGCTAAGTTTTGTCGTAAGGAGTAAGAATGCCAAAGCTAAAAACTCATAG
- a CDS encoding MBL fold metallo-hydrolase yields the protein MDVQYYGGNCVKISSKKFSIVVDDNLQALGAKSVTKSTDISLRTSTLTPEHSEALFSAEMPGEYEISGAIIRGTAARAHMDEEGQHSAVIYTIEAEEARIGVIGHIFPQLSEDQLENIGLLDIVIIPVGGNGYTLDGVGALSIIKQIEPKFVIPTHYADKDLKYEVPQQELSEAIKGLGMEPSETTSKYKVRPGEPADTTKLVILERQ from the coding sequence GTGGACGTACAGTATTACGGTGGAAATTGCGTTAAAATATCATCTAAGAAATTTAGTATTGTGGTTGATGATAATTTGCAAGCATTGGGCGCTAAAAGCGTAACTAAATCAACCGATATTAGCCTGCGTACATCTACACTTACGCCAGAGCATTCCGAAGCTTTATTCTCGGCAGAAATGCCAGGTGAGTATGAAATATCAGGAGCTATTATTCGCGGCACAGCCGCCAGGGCTCATATGGATGAAGAAGGACAACACTCGGCAGTTATCTATACTATCGAAGCAGAAGAGGCCAGAATTGGCGTTATTGGCCATATATTTCCCCAATTGAGCGAAGATCAGCTAGAGAATATCGGTCTTTTAGATATTGTTATTATTCCGGTGGGTGGCAATGGCTATACGCTTGATGGCGTGGGCGCTTTGTCTATCATTAAGCAGATCGAACCCAAGTTTGTTATACCTACACACTATGCCGACAAAGACTTAAAGTATGAAGTTCCACAGCAAGAGTTGAGCGAAGCTATAAAGGGCCTAGGCATGGAGCCCTCCGAAACGACCTCTAAATATAAAGTACGGCCAGGCGAGCCGGCCGATACTACAAAGCTGGTTATTTTAGAGCGTCAGTAA
- a CDS encoding reverse transcriptase-like protein produces the protein MKTLKFNHETAKLIEEGQKISTWRMFDDKDLSVNDEIRIIDKVEDSNPQTWKIIGTAKITEIVEKRLEDITEENIHDDNAYASKRDMLEVYRGYYGSKVTGSTPVKIIYFDFEKSKPTTPAEVAALDVAKLYTDGGSRGNPGPSAAAFVICNLDDSVVEKSGIYLGVTTNNKAEYQGLRLGLERARELGVEDVRVFMDSQLVINQVNGAYKVKNPDLLPAYQEVIALSKLFNKTVFTYVPRELNKLADKEVNRILDEQK, from the coding sequence GTGAAAACACTTAAATTCAACCACGAGACGGCCAAACTAATTGAGGAAGGTCAGAAGATATCCACCTGGCGCATGTTCGACGATAAGGACCTAAGCGTTAACGATGAAATAAGGATTATTGATAAGGTTGAAGATAGTAACCCTCAGACTTGGAAAATTATAGGCACGGCTAAAATAACAGAAATAGTCGAAAAAAGACTCGAGGACATAACCGAAGAAAATATCCACGACGACAACGCCTATGCTTCAAAAAGGGATATGCTAGAGGTGTATAGAGGCTACTACGGTAGCAAAGTCACAGGCTCAACTCCAGTCAAAATCATTTATTTTGATTTTGAAAAATCTAAGCCTACCACTCCAGCTGAGGTGGCGGCCCTCGATGTTGCTAAACTTTACACCGATGGAGGTTCGCGCGGTAATCCAGGTCCGTCGGCTGCTGCGTTTGTGATCTGTAATCTGGATGATAGTGTTGTAGAAAAATCAGGAATTTATCTAGGAGTTACCACTAACAATAAAGCAGAATACCAGGGTCTTCGTCTAGGATTAGAGCGGGCACGTGAGCTAGGGGTTGAAGATGTACGAGTTTTTATGGATAGCCAACTGGTAATTAACCAGGTCAATGGCGCCTACAAGGTCAAAAACCCAGACCTACTGCCAGCCTATCAAGAGGTAATAGCTTTATCGAAGCTTTTTAATAAAACGGTCTTTACGTATGTTCCTCGCGAGCTTAACAAGCTAGCCGACAAGGAAGTCAACCGCATTCTAGATGAGCAAAAATAG
- a CDS encoding site-2 protease family protein yields MDSLTQELLIVLPVLLVSMSLHEMMHALVSYWLGDDLAYLQGRISINPIKHIDPVMTLALPLLLVLSHSPVLFGAAKPVQVNFNRVRYGEYGAAIVGMVGPLTNLVLAILAAIVLRVVNPTSTVFYDILGYTVIVNIGFFVFNTIPWPPLDGSRLLYAFAPRPLQEIMESIERMGLAGLVIFILIFYQFIGPLVTTVVDKLVSGLAPGLL; encoded by the coding sequence ATGGACTCCTTAACACAAGAGCTTTTAATAGTATTGCCGGTACTTTTGGTGTCAATGTCTCTGCACGAAATGATGCACGCACTTGTTAGTTACTGGCTGGGGGATGATCTAGCCTACCTTCAAGGCAGAATATCAATAAACCCCATTAAGCATATTGACCCGGTAATGACGCTGGCTCTCCCGCTGCTACTTGTCTTAAGTCACAGCCCAGTGCTCTTCGGGGCCGCCAAGCCCGTCCAGGTGAACTTTAATCGTGTACGCTACGGTGAATACGGCGCAGCTATAGTTGGCATGGTTGGGCCTCTGACCAACCTAGTCTTGGCCATCTTGGCTGCTATTGTACTAAGAGTAGTAAATCCTACATCGACAGTATTTTATGACATCTTAGGCTACACCGTTATTGTGAATATTGGTTTTTTTGTATTTAACACAATACCTTGGCCGCCCCTAGATGGATCTAGGCTGTTGTACGCTTTTGCTCCCAGACCCCTTCAAGAAATAATGGAGTCAATTGAGCGAATGGGCCTAGCGGGCCTCGTAATTTTCATTCTGATTTTCTATCAATTCATAGGCCCCTTAGTGACCACCGTGGTTGATAAATTAGTTAGTGGATTAGCTCCGGGCCTGCTCTAG
- a CDS encoding MGMT family protein — MQRVDADFKERVYEIVGRIPQGKVATYGQVAALAGAAWAAWEVGQIAHTGPKNLPWQRVVNKQGGMARGYPGGMEGHKQALLAEGVEVSDDYKVKIDQILWQPVNPNQNSLL; from the coding sequence ATGCAGCGAGTTGACGCCGATTTTAAAGAGAGAGTTTACGAAATTGTCGGACGAATACCTCAAGGAAAAGTGGCTACCTATGGTCAGGTAGCGGCTTTGGCTGGTGCTGCTTGGGCAGCTTGGGAGGTTGGCCAGATTGCTCACACGGGTCCCAAGAATCTGCCCTGGCAAAGAGTTGTCAATAAACAAGGTGGCATGGCCCGAGGATATCCTGGTGGAATGGAGGGCCATAAGCAGGCATTATTGGCAGAAGGGGTTGAGGTGAGTGACGATTATAAGGTTAAAATCGATCAAATTCTATGGCAACCAGTAAACCCAAACCAAAACTCCTTGTTATAG
- the rplT gene encoding 50S ribosomal protein L20, whose protein sequence is MRVKRGTGSHSRHQKIRKATKGYTKSNRSSVKRGKQATTRALQFAYRDRRNRKRTFRATWNSRINAAARLNGTTYSRLIAGLKNTGIGLDRKVLAELAVSEPKAFEAVVKSVTKNN, encoded by the coding sequence ATGCGCGTTAAAAGAGGTACTGGCTCCCACAGCCGTCATCAAAAAATTAGAAAAGCTACAAAGGGCTATACTAAGTCCAATCGCTCTAGTGTTAAGCGCGGAAAGCAAGCAACTACCAGGGCTCTGCAGTTTGCCTACCGAGATAGACGCAACCGCAAGCGCACTTTTCGGGCTACCTGGAATTCTCGCATTAATGCCGCTGCTCGCCTGAACGGCACTACTTATAGCCGCCTTATAGCCGGATTAAAAAATACCGGCATTGGTCTAGATCGTAAAGTGTTAGCGGAACTTGCCGTTAGCGAACCAAAAGCCTTTGAAGCAGTTGTTAAATCTGTCACCAAAAATAACTAG
- the tgt gene encoding tRNA guanosine(34) transglycosylase Tgt → MPATIDQVSKNTFQQIQTSSKFARSGILNTRRGSVITPLFMPVATRAAVKGVDPVQVKNTGAQILLSNTYHLHLQPGEALIKKFGGLHQFNKWEGPILTDSGGFQVFSLAKVRKITEEGVEFKDPKTGDKVFISPEKSMQIQFALGSDIIMAFDDLTGLSLSDRHRTSEALERTHRWLERCVAEFKRLTVGMATNKRPLLFGISQGGLDKKLRARSLDFVQAQDVDGVAVGGLSVGESREEMHGMLEYLAALYDPTKVRYLMGVGDPIDLRFGLNHGIDMMDCVLPTRNARHGSVWVSGDQKLNLKNATFAADKSVIEQGCDCQACQTGYSRAFLRQLYKTDNPLAGTLASVHNLRYLQRICEQYRK, encoded by the coding sequence ATGCCTGCTACAATAGACCAAGTGTCTAAAAACACCTTTCAACAGATACAAACGTCAAGCAAATTTGCCCGCAGTGGAATTCTCAACACTAGGCGGGGTTCTGTAATCACACCCCTCTTTATGCCGGTAGCCACCAGAGCGGCGGTTAAAGGAGTTGATCCCGTTCAGGTCAAGAATACGGGCGCTCAAATTTTACTGAGCAACACCTATCATTTGCACCTTCAGCCTGGAGAGGCACTTATTAAGAAGTTTGGCGGACTGCACCAATTCAATAAGTGGGAGGGCCCGATACTAACGGATTCTGGTGGCTTTCAGGTGTTTTCGCTGGCCAAAGTTAGAAAAATAACAGAGGAAGGGGTTGAATTTAAAGATCCAAAAACGGGAGATAAAGTTTTTATTTCGCCAGAAAAATCGATGCAGATTCAATTCGCACTTGGCTCGGACATCATTATGGCCTTTGATGATTTAACTGGACTAAGCCTAAGCGATCGGCATCGAACAAGCGAGGCGCTGGAGCGTACTCACCGCTGGCTGGAGCGCTGTGTAGCTGAATTTAAGAGACTAACTGTTGGTATGGCTACCAACAAGCGACCTCTGTTATTCGGCATTTCTCAAGGTGGGCTGGACAAAAAACTGCGGGCCCGCAGCCTTGATTTTGTCCAGGCTCAAGATGTGGATGGCGTGGCCGTTGGAGGATTGTCAGTTGGTGAAAGTAGAGAAGAAATGCATGGCATGTTAGAGTATCTGGCTGCATTGTACGACCCTACGAAAGTCCGATACCTCATGGGCGTTGGTGACCCAATCGACTTAAGGTTTGGACTTAATCACGGAATCGACATGATGGATTGCGTACTCCCAACTCGTAACGCACGTCACGGTAGTGTTTGGGTGAGCGGCGACCAAAAGCTCAATCTTAAGAATGCGACCTTTGCAGCTGATAAATCTGTCATAGAACAGGGGTGTGATTGCCAGGCTTGTCAAACTGGCTACAGTCGAGCCTTCCTTAGACAACTTTATAAAACAGATAATCCACTAGCCGGAACCTTGGCTTCGGTTCACAATCTTCGCTACCTGCAGCGAATTTGTGAACAATATAGAAAATAA